The nucleotide window TGGCGCCATACTCCCCAACAAACGAGGTGAGTGCGTCGAGATCCTTGCGGCTATGGGATTCGGCAGCCCCGGGAGCACAGATTCCTCGAACTCGTCGCCCATGTTCGACGGTGTCGCGGAAGACCTTGAACTCGGTCTGTGACGCGAGATCGGCGAGATCCTTGATCTCCATGCCGAACCGAAGATCAGGCCGGTCGGTGCCGAACCGCTCCATCGCGTCGTGGTAGTCGAGTCGGGGCAAAGGAGTGGCCAGATCCTCACCGGTAAACTCGACGGCCAGCGCGCGAACAAGCCCCTCCATCGTTTCCAGCACGTCCTCGAACTGGACAAACGACATCTCGATGTCCAGCTGACTGAACTCTGGCTGTCGATTGGCTCGAAGGTCTTCATCCCGGAAGCATCGGGCAATCTGAAAATACTTATCCATCCCCGCAACCATCAGCAATTGCTTGTACAGTTGCGGACTTTGCGGTAAGGCGTAAAAGTGGCCGGGATGGACACGGCTCGGGACGAGGAAGTCTCTGGCACCTTCGGGAGTGCTTCGACCAAGCATGGGGGTTTCGACTTCCCAGAATCCCAGGTCGGTCATCGCCCGCCTCATGGTCTGGGCCAGGCGATGGCGAATCTCGACGATGCGGTGCATCTCGGGACGGCGGAGGTCGAGGAATCGGTACTTCAACCGAAGTTCTTCGTTGGCCTCACCACCGATCTCGAACGGGGGGGTCTGAGTCGCGTTAAAGACTTCCAGAGACGAAACTTGCAGTTCGATCTCGCCAGTCTTGAGCTTTGGGTTTTCCTTGCCGGGGAGACGACGACGGACCGTTCCTCGGACACCGATGACCCATTCATTCCGCAACGACTGGGCGGCCTCTTGGAGAACCGGGCCTGCCTCTGGTTCGAAGACGACTTGCGTCATCCCGTAACGATCTCGGAGGTCGATAAACACCACCCCACCAAAATCGCGATAGGCATTGACCCAGCCGTTGAGAACGACCTCCTGGCCGAGGTGTTCGGCCGTCAATTCACCGCACGAATGGGTCCGCTTGAGCATGGCCGGCGCAGGTCCTTCGCCATCAAGAACATCATCAGGGACGCCGAATCTCTCGACTCCTCGTCGAGTCGGCGACACACGAGCAACAGACTATTCTCCAGGGCTTAGGAACGTCAAG belongs to Tautonia marina and includes:
- the aspS gene encoding aspartate--tRNA ligase; this encodes MLKRTHSCGELTAEHLGQEVVLNGWVNAYRDFGGVVFIDLRDRYGMTQVVFEPEAGPVLQEAAQSLRNEWVIGVRGTVRRRLPGKENPKLKTGEIELQVSSLEVFNATQTPPFEIGGEANEELRLKYRFLDLRRPEMHRIVEIRHRLAQTMRRAMTDLGFWEVETPMLGRSTPEGARDFLVPSRVHPGHFYALPQSPQLYKQLLMVAGMDKYFQIARCFRDEDLRANRQPEFSQLDIEMSFVQFEDVLETMEGLVRALAVEFTGEDLATPLPRLDYHDAMERFGTDRPDLRFGMEIKDLADLASQTEFKVFRDTVEHGRRVRGICAPGAAESHSRKDLDALTSFVGEYGAKGLVWLKVESEQFTGPTAKFLPPEVQAAFRERFDAKPGDLLLIVADTSEVTSASLAALRHRLGRSLGLYDPASFHYSWVVRFPLFSWDPEDGRFVAEHHPFTMPLPEDLHLLESEPLKVRAQAYDLVINGEEAAGGTIRCHDPKIQSTIFRHLGLSSEEAEEKFGFLLSALRYGAPPHGGIAFGFDRMVMLYAGLDNIRDVIAFPKTARGTDLMTGAPGSVEDQQLRELHIRTR